One segment of Sphingomonas qomolangmaensis DNA contains the following:
- a CDS encoding glycoside hydrolase family 130 protein: MTDHLIFTPDDVDLTRSPLRRSLDAPTFVLGAFNPGFTRLESGNLLLMVRVAEALVQPVVDGHARTIRWTAKGYVLDRFAVDAIDMADPRQFELKGRRNRLLGLTSLSWLLPVELDPTGDRVVAVHYDRAIEPQASWQDYGIEDARISRIGTRWYMTVCAVSAERHSTALYTSDNALDWRCEGMVLDHQNKDMLLFEGLVGGRFLALTRPLGECYFAYPGTSEWAGGPSINFAQSPDALHWKPIEAPGIRARAGSTSALKVGGGTPPVLTDAGWLTLYHGVEQQASVGVYRTFWALFDRDDPTRILGVEDRVPLIEANAALTAHLAHQMYLPSPVVFSTGMVDGGDDWIVASGEADLACRITRVGKGGVG, encoded by the coding sequence ATGACCGACCATCTGATCTTCACCCCCGACGATGTCGACCTGACGCGCTCGCCGCTTCGGCGTTCGCTCGACGCACCGACCTTCGTGCTGGGGGCGTTCAATCCCGGCTTCACGCGGCTGGAAAGCGGCAATTTGCTGTTGATGGTGCGCGTGGCCGAGGCGCTGGTGCAGCCGGTGGTCGATGGCCATGCGCGGACGATCCGCTGGACGGCGAAGGGTTATGTGCTCGATCGCTTCGCGGTCGACGCCATCGACATGGCCGATCCGCGCCAGTTCGAATTGAAGGGGCGGCGCAACCGGCTGCTGGGGCTGACGTCGCTGTCGTGGCTGTTGCCGGTCGAGCTCGATCCGACAGGCGACCGGGTGGTGGCGGTGCATTATGACCGCGCGATCGAACCGCAGGCGAGCTGGCAGGATTATGGCATCGAGGATGCGCGGATCAGCCGGATCGGGACGCGCTGGTATATGACGGTGTGTGCGGTGTCGGCCGAGCGGCATTCGACCGCGCTCTACACTTCCGACAATGCGCTCGACTGGCGATGCGAGGGGATGGTGCTCGATCACCAGAACAAGGACATGCTGTTGTTCGAGGGGCTGGTCGGCGGGCGGTTCCTGGCGCTGACGCGGCCGCTGGGCGAATGTTATTTCGCCTATCCGGGGACAAGCGAATGGGCGGGCGGGCCGTCGATCAACTTCGCGCAATCGCCCGACGCGCTGCACTGGAAGCCGATCGAGGCACCGGGGATCCGTGCGCGCGCCGGATCGACCTCGGCGCTCAAGGTGGGCGGGGGGACGCCGCCGGTGCTGACCGATGCCGGGTGGCTGACGTTGTATCATGGGGTCGAGCAGCAGGCGTCGGTGGGGGTGTATCGGACGTTTTGGGCGCTGTTCGACCGCGACGATCCGACGCGGATATTGGGCGTCGAGGACCGGGTGCCGCTGATCGAGGCGAATGCCGCGCTGACCGCGCATCTGGCGCACCAGATGTATCTGCCGAGCCCGGTGGTGTTCTCTACCGGCATGGTCGATGGCGGGGATGACTGGATCGTCGCATCGGGCGAGGCCGATCTGGCGTGCCGGATTACGCGGGTGGGCAAGGGGGGGGTCGGGTGA
- a CDS encoding alpha-amylase family glycosyl hydrolase, with amino-acid sequence MSAPWWQSAVLYQVYPRSFQDSNGDGIGDLAGITARLDDLVALGIDALWISPVFPSPMADFGYDVADYCDIDPRFGTLAEMDRLVAEAHARGLKVLLDYVPNHSSDQHPWFTASRSSRDDPKRDWYIWRDAAADGGPPNNWISDFGGPAWEWDAATGQYYAHAFLAQQPDLNWRSPELRAAMLDVLRFWFDRGIDGFRIDVLWHMIKHADFLDNPVNPDWHGGMAEMDRVHQTHSTDQPEVHDIAREMRAIADAAGERLLVGEIYLPVERLMDYYGGVHLPLNFQLIGAEWHAPSLLALIEGYERALPEGGWPNWVLGNHDRPRAATRFGAEQARVAAMLLLTLRGTPTIYYGDEIGMADVAIPAERVQDPRELREPGKGLGRDPVRTPMAWDDSANGGFTSGEPWLPLHADWPTRNMGVEREEAGSMWRLYRDLLALRRATPALALGEWAAVASVGEVLAYERRLGDARVLVVLNLGTAYAPFALPEWAAALSVVLSSAEGDADPRLLGPNEGLILA; translated from the coding sequence GTGAGCGCGCCCTGGTGGCAGAGCGCGGTGCTGTACCAAGTCTATCCGCGATCGTTTCAGGATTCGAACGGCGACGGGATCGGCGACCTGGCGGGGATCACCGCGCGGCTCGACGATCTGGTGGCGCTGGGGATCGATGCGCTGTGGATTTCGCCGGTGTTTCCCTCGCCGATGGCCGATTTCGGCTATGACGTGGCGGACTATTGCGACATCGATCCGCGCTTCGGGACGCTGGCCGAGATGGACCGGCTGGTGGCCGAGGCGCATGCGCGCGGGCTGAAGGTGCTGCTAGATTACGTGCCCAATCATTCTTCGGACCAGCATCCCTGGTTCACCGCGAGCCGGTCGTCGCGCGATGATCCCAAGCGCGATTGGTATATTTGGCGCGACGCCGCAGCCGATGGCGGGCCGCCCAACAACTGGATCAGCGATTTCGGCGGGCCGGCCTGGGAATGGGACGCCGCGACCGGGCAATATTATGCGCATGCGTTTCTGGCGCAGCAGCCCGATCTCAACTGGCGCAGCCCCGAGCTTCGCGCGGCGATGTTGGACGTCTTGCGCTTCTGGTTCGATCGCGGGATCGACGGGTTCAGGATCGATGTGTTGTGGCACATGATCAAGCATGCCGATTTCCTCGACAATCCGGTGAACCCCGATTGGCATGGCGGGATGGCCGAGATGGACCGGGTGCATCAGACGCATTCGACCGACCAGCCCGAAGTACACGATATCGCGCGCGAGATGCGGGCGATCGCCGATGCGGCGGGCGAGCGGCTCCTGGTGGGGGAGATTTATCTGCCGGTCGAGCGGTTGATGGATTATTATGGCGGCGTGCATCTGCCGCTGAACTTCCAGCTGATTGGGGCGGAGTGGCATGCGCCGAGTTTGCTTGCGCTGATCGAGGGGTATGAGCGCGCTCTGCCGGAAGGCGGCTGGCCCAATTGGGTGCTGGGCAATCATGATCGGCCGCGCGCGGCGACGCGCTTTGGCGCTGAGCAGGCGCGGGTGGCGGCGATGTTGCTGCTGACGCTGCGCGGCACGCCGACAATCTATTATGGCGACGAGATCGGGATGGCCGACGTCGCGATTCCGGCGGAACGGGTGCAGGACCCGCGCGAGTTGCGCGAGCCGGGCAAGGGGCTGGGGCGCGATCCGGTGCGGACGCCGATGGCGTGGGACGACAGCGCGAACGGCGGCTTTACCAGCGGCGAGCCGTGGTTGCCGCTGCATGCCGATTGGCCCACGCGCAACATGGGCGTGGAGCGCGAGGAAGCGGGGTCGATGTGGCGGCTGTATCGCGACCTGCTGGCGCTGCGGCGTGCGACGCCGGCGCTGGCGCTGGGCGAGTGGGCGGCGGTGGCGAGTGTCGGCGAGGTGCTCGCCTATGAGCGGCGGCTGGGCGATGCGCGCGTGCTGGTGGTGCTGAACCTTGGCACCGCTTACGCCCCGTTCGCGCTGCCCGAGTGGGCGGCGGCGCTGTCGGTGGTGCTTTCGAGTGCCGAGGGCGATGCCGATCCGCGATTGCTCGGCCCCAATGAAGGACTGATCCTGGCATGA
- a CDS encoding glycosyltransferase family 4 protein produces MKIAMIAPIAWRTPPRHYGPWELVTSLLTEALVARGIDVTLFATQDSITAATLAGVVPAAYSEDPAIDAKVWEHAHLAHVFERAGEFDLIHNQADFPAHAFANLVDTPMVTTIHGFSSDRILPMYKPYEDRVHFVAISDADRHPSLQYAATIHHGIPLGDFSFDADGSDDLLFFGRMHPDKGAAEAIAVAQATGRELAMYGIVQDQGYYEREVVPCLSERIRHPGAVGGAERIAALGHARALLHLINFDEPFGLSVIEAMACGTPVIAMRRGSMAELIEHGVNGFLVDSLDEAIAAVERVGEIDRAACRRSVEARFSVEAMAAKYEALYRDILGG; encoded by the coding sequence ATGAAGATCGCGATGATCGCGCCGATCGCGTGGCGCACCCCGCCGCGCCACTACGGGCCGTGGGAGCTGGTGACGAGCCTGCTGACCGAGGCTTTGGTGGCGCGCGGGATCGACGTCACCCTGTTCGCGACGCAGGATTCGATCACCGCCGCGACGCTCGCGGGGGTGGTGCCCGCCGCCTATAGCGAAGACCCCGCGATCGACGCGAAGGTGTGGGAACATGCCCATCTGGCGCATGTGTTCGAGCGCGCGGGCGAGTTCGACCTGATCCACAACCAGGCCGATTTCCCCGCGCACGCTTTCGCCAATCTGGTCGACACGCCGATGGTGACGACGATCCACGGCTTTTCGAGCGACCGTATCCTGCCGATGTACAAGCCGTACGAGGACCGCGTGCATTTCGTCGCGATCAGCGATGCCGACCGGCATCCTTCGCTGCAATACGCGGCGACGATCCATCACGGGATTCCGCTGGGCGACTTCAGCTTCGACGCCGACGGCAGCGACGACCTGTTGTTCTTCGGGCGGATGCACCCCGACAAGGGCGCGGCCGAGGCGATTGCGGTGGCGCAGGCGACGGGGCGCGAGCTGGCGATGTACGGGATCGTGCAGGACCAGGGCTATTACGAGCGCGAGGTGGTGCCGTGCTTGAGCGAGCGCATCCGCCATCCGGGCGCGGTGGGGGGCGCGGAGCGGATCGCGGCGCTGGGGCATGCGCGCGCGCTGCTCCACCTCATCAATTTCGACGAGCCGTTCGGGCTGTCGGTGATCGAGGCGATGGCGTGCGGCACCCCGGTGATCGCAATGCGGCGCGGGAGCATGGCCGAACTGATCGAGCATGGGGTGAACGGGTTTCTGGTCGACAGCCTCGACGAAGCGATCGCGGCGGTCGAGCGGGTGGGCGAGATCGATCGGGCGGCGTGCCGGCGCAGTGTCGAGGCGCGGTTTTCGGTCGAGGCGATGGCGGCGAAATACGAGGCGCTGTACCGGGATATTCTGGGGGGTTAG
- a CDS encoding acetyl-CoA C-acyltransferase, with translation MREAVIVSTARTGIGKAGRGYFNATEAPVLGGHVMRAAIERAGIDPARIDDVFFGAGNQWGTQGANLARMCLFAAGLPQSIPAFSLDRKCGSGLTAVALAARSIIAGDLDVALAGGMESISLTMKDAPRYPNRSVLDRVPHAYMPMIETAEIVADRYGISRERQDAYAAQSQQRAAAGLASGAFDAEIAPITVEKALIDKQGVQTGTEPVTVIQDEGIRAGTTAEGLAALKPVWKGGEVVAEGRFVTAGNASQLSDGAAAQIVMDRATAQAENLPILGIYRGFQVAGCAPEEMGIGPVFAIPKLLDRAGLSVADIGLWELNEAFASQCLYCRDALGIDPERYNVNGGAIAIGHPFGMTGSRMVGHALIEGRRRGVRYVVVSMCTAGGMGAAGLFEIV, from the coding sequence ATGCGCGAAGCCGTTATCGTCTCGACCGCGCGCACCGGCATCGGCAAGGCCGGGCGCGGCTATTTCAACGCCACCGAAGCGCCGGTGCTCGGCGGCCATGTCATGCGCGCCGCGATCGAGCGCGCCGGGATCGACCCCGCGCGGATCGACGATGTCTTCTTCGGCGCGGGCAACCAATGGGGGACGCAGGGCGCGAACCTGGCACGCATGTGCCTGTTCGCCGCCGGCCTGCCGCAGAGCATTCCCGCCTTCTCGCTCGATCGCAAATGCGGCTCGGGGCTCACCGCAGTCGCGCTCGCCGCGCGTTCGATCATCGCCGGCGACCTCGACGTCGCGCTGGCGGGCGGCATGGAATCGATCAGCCTGACGATGAAGGACGCGCCGCGTTACCCCAACCGCTCGGTGCTCGATCGGGTGCCGCACGCCTATATGCCGATGATCGAAACCGCCGAGATCGTCGCCGATCGCTACGGCATCAGCCGCGAGCGCCAAGACGCCTATGCCGCGCAAAGCCAGCAGCGCGCCGCCGCCGGCCTCGCCAGCGGCGCGTTCGATGCCGAGATCGCACCGATCACCGTCGAAAAGGCGCTGATCGACAAACAGGGCGTCCAGACCGGCACCGAACCGGTCACCGTCATCCAGGACGAAGGCATCCGCGCGGGCACCACCGCCGAAGGGCTCGCCGCGCTCAAGCCTGTCTGGAAGGGCGGCGAGGTTGTTGCCGAAGGGCGCTTCGTCACCGCGGGCAATGCCAGCCAGCTTTCCGACGGTGCCGCCGCGCAGATCGTGATGGACCGCGCCACCGCACAGGCCGAAAACCTCCCCATCCTCGGCATCTATCGCGGCTTCCAGGTCGCGGGCTGTGCGCCCGAAGAAATGGGAATCGGCCCGGTCTTCGCGATCCCCAAATTGCTCGACCGCGCCGGGCTCAGTGTCGCCGATATCGGCCTGTGGGAGCTCAACGAAGCCTTTGCCAGCCAATGCCTTTATTGCCGCGACGCGCTCGGCATCGATCCCGAACGCTACAACGTCAACGGCGGCGCGATCGCGATCGGCCACCCCTTCGGCATGACCGGCAGCCGCATGGTCGGCCACGCGCTGATCGAAGGCCGCCGCCGCGGCGTGCGCTATGTCGTGGTATCGATGTGCACCGCCGGCGGCATGGGCGCGGCAGGGCTGTTCGAGATCGTCTGA
- a CDS encoding crotonase/enoyl-CoA hydratase family protein produces MSDQRVTTTIEAGIADVRLSRPEKMNALDPQMFAAIAGTILRLGETPGLRCIVLSGEGRAFCAGLDMASMASGGSGATLEGRTHGDANLYQHVAWGWRNLPVPVIAAVHGIAFGGGFQIMGGADIRICAPATRLSIMELKWGIVPDMAGFALWRTIVRDDVLRELAYTAREFDAAEALAHGFVTRLADDPHAAAMDLAQQIAGRHPQAVRAAKRLANLAADADSAAILQAESDEQARLMRTPNQLEAVRANIERRSPVFAD; encoded by the coding sequence ATGAGCGACCAGCGCGTAACCACCACGATCGAAGCTGGGATCGCCGATGTCCGGCTGTCGCGGCCCGAAAAGATGAACGCGCTCGACCCGCAGATGTTCGCCGCGATCGCCGGCACCATCCTGCGGCTGGGCGAGACGCCGGGGCTGCGCTGCATCGTCCTGTCGGGCGAAGGCCGCGCCTTTTGCGCCGGGCTCGACATGGCCAGCATGGCGAGCGGCGGCTCGGGCGCCACGCTCGAGGGGCGCACCCATGGCGATGCCAATCTGTACCAGCACGTCGCTTGGGGCTGGCGCAACCTGCCCGTCCCCGTCATCGCCGCGGTCCACGGCATCGCCTTCGGCGGCGGATTCCAGATCATGGGCGGCGCCGACATCCGCATCTGCGCGCCTGCCACCCGGCTGTCGATCATGGAGCTCAAATGGGGGATCGTCCCCGACATGGCGGGGTTCGCGCTGTGGCGGACGATCGTCCGCGACGACGTGCTGCGCGAGCTTGCCTATACCGCGCGCGAATTCGACGCCGCCGAAGCGCTCGCGCACGGCTTCGTCACCCGCCTAGCCGACGATCCGCACGCCGCCGCGATGGACCTCGCGCAGCAGATCGCCGGTCGCCACCCCCAGGCGGTGCGCGCCGCCAAGCGCCTCGCCAACCTCGCCGCCGACGCCGATTCCGCAGCCATCCTGCAGGCCGAAAGCGACGAACAAGCGCGGCTGATGCGTACCCCCAACCAGCTCGAGGCGGTGCGCGCCAACATCGAACGGCGCAGCCCCGTCTTCGCCGACTGA
- a CDS encoding PaaI family thioesterase — protein MRTQPTFRFDPARFFEARTGGHGAVVGIGYQAHGDDWAELTLPYDERLIGDVATGVIASGPILTLMDMATSVAIWLKRGQFVPQATLDLRIDYLRPATPGRTVIGRGECYRLTRSIAFVRGQAHDGDPDDPLAHVAGTFMFTEVGMSTGVGMATGVAK, from the coding sequence ATGCGCACCCAACCGACCTTTCGCTTCGATCCTGCACGCTTTTTCGAGGCGCGGACCGGCGGGCATGGCGCGGTGGTGGGGATAGGATACCAGGCGCATGGCGACGATTGGGCCGAGCTGACCCTGCCCTATGACGAACGGCTGATCGGCGATGTCGCGACCGGGGTGATCGCGTCGGGACCGATCCTGACGCTGATGGACATGGCGACCAGCGTCGCGATCTGGCTGAAGCGCGGGCAGTTCGTGCCGCAGGCGACGCTCGACCTGCGGATCGACTATCTGCGGCCCGCGACGCCGGGGCGGACGGTGATCGGGCGCGGCGAATGCTATCGGCTGACGCGCAGCATCGCCTTCGTGCGCGGGCAGGCGCATGACGGCGACCCCGACGATCCGCTGGCGCATGTGGCGGGGACGTTCATGTTTACCGAGGTGGGCATGTCTACCGGCGTGGGCATGGCCACCGGGGTGGCGAAGTGA
- a CDS encoding PaaI family thioesterase, translated as MTLPPYAQLLGIVAERDAGAPTELVMPFTPEVLGRPGFVHGGALGGLLEMAAIVALTEALGADAARVKPINVTVDFMRGGREKPTRAAGTVTRLGTRIANVEAVAWQDSRDKPIAAARMLYLLVR; from the coding sequence GTGACGCTGCCGCCTTATGCGCAATTGCTGGGGATCGTCGCCGAGCGCGATGCCGGCGCGCCGACCGAACTGGTGATGCCCTTCACCCCCGAGGTGCTGGGGCGGCCGGGGTTCGTCCATGGCGGGGCGCTGGGCGGATTGCTCGAAATGGCGGCGATTGTCGCGCTGACCGAAGCGCTGGGCGCGGATGCCGCGCGGGTGAAGCCGATCAATGTGACGGTCGATTTCATGCGCGGCGGACGCGAGAAGCCGACGCGCGCGGCGGGCACGGTCACGCGGCTGGGGACGCGGATCGCCAATGTCGAGGCGGTGGCGTGGCAGGATTCGCGCGACAAGCCGATCGCCGCGGCGCGGATGCTGTATTTGCTGGTGCGGTAA
- a CDS encoding winged helix-turn-helix transcriptional regulator yields MKLSKVTEVPEIATKRWYDDACGTALALELVGERWSLLIVRELMFGARRFSELRAGLPGISANILTQRLTGLVAARIVQREQLPPPANAQVYGLTPWGYEAERAIQALGRWAARSPDHDPTLPLSAASIMLSFRTMYGGGFTGRIGFAFGPDRFVADVTPDAIPIVRDDPARAAAVFTTDPMTLAGIVYGARPIADAEAAGALTLTGDRALAEAFVGCFTLPPKAG; encoded by the coding sequence ATGAAGTTATCTAAAGTTACCGAAGTCCCCGAAATTGCGACGAAGCGCTGGTATGACGATGCGTGCGGCACCGCGCTCGCGCTCGAACTGGTCGGCGAACGCTGGTCGCTGCTTATCGTGCGCGAACTGATGTTCGGCGCGCGTCGCTTCAGCGAGCTGCGCGCCGGGCTGCCGGGGATCAGCGCCAACATCCTCACCCAACGGCTTACCGGCCTCGTCGCCGCGCGGATCGTCCAGCGCGAACAGCTCCCGCCGCCCGCCAATGCGCAAGTCTATGGCCTCACCCCCTGGGGCTATGAAGCCGAGCGCGCGATCCAGGCGCTCGGCCGCTGGGCGGCGCGCTCGCCCGATCATGATCCCACGCTGCCGCTATCGGCGGCCTCGATCATGCTGTCGTTCCGGACGATGTATGGCGGCGGCTTCACCGGTCGTATCGGCTTCGCCTTCGGCCCCGACCGCTTCGTCGCCGACGTGACCCCCGATGCGATCCCGATCGTCCGCGACGATCCCGCGCGCGCCGCCGCGGTCTTCACCACCGATCCGATGACGCTCGCCGGAATCGTCTATGGCGCGCGCCCGATCGCCGATGCCGAAGCCGCAGGCGCGCTCACCCTCACCGGCGACCGCGCCCTCGCCGAAGCATTTGTCGGCTGTTTCACCTTGCCACCCAAGGCAGGCTGA
- a CDS encoding DUF1428 domain-containing protein, with protein MSYIQGFLIPVPIDKKDAYVAMAAKACPLFIEYGATELVEAWGVDIPDGKVTDFKMAVKAEPGETVVFSWLVWPDKATCDAAAQKMIEDERMKPDGEMPFDGMRMMWGGFEPVFTHGR; from the coding sequence ATGAGCTATATCCAGGGTTTCCTGATTCCCGTGCCGATCGACAAGAAGGACGCCTATGTCGCGATGGCGGCCAAGGCCTGTCCGCTGTTCATCGAATATGGCGCGACCGAACTGGTCGAGGCGTGGGGGGTCGACATACCCGACGGCAAGGTCACCGACTTCAAGATGGCGGTGAAGGCCGAACCCGGCGAGACGGTGGTGTTTTCGTGGCTGGTCTGGCCCGACAAGGCGACCTGCGACGCCGCGGCGCAGAAGATGATCGAAGACGAGCGGATGAAGCCCGATGGCGAGATGCCGTTCGACGGGATGCGGATGATGTGGGGCGGGTTCGAGCCGGTGTTCACCCACGGGCGCTGA
- a CDS encoding zinc-dependent alcohol dehydrogenase family protein gives MRAMTVRAPAGLENLKLEDRADPGQPGPGQIRVAVQGSSLNFHDLGVVLGKMPSDDGRIPLADGAGVVEAVGEGVREFAVGDHVVSCFFPDWQDGTPTIGDFRRTPGDGIDGFAQDVVVLPATAFTQSPRGYDAVEAATITTAGLTAWRALVVDGKLKAGDTVLLLGTGGVSIWALQIAKAMRARVAITSSSNEKLERAKALGADFTLNYREQADWGAQVAEWSGGGVDHVVEVGGPGTLAQSIEAVRVGGHISLIGVLTGGAGEVPTAALMSKQARLQGLIVGSRREQQDFVRALEATGIKPVIDRRFGIEQLGEAFAYEMSAGHFGKIGVAW, from the coding sequence ATGCGAGCAATGACGGTACGCGCCCCGGCGGGGTTGGAGAATCTGAAGCTGGAGGATCGCGCCGATCCGGGGCAGCCGGGACCGGGCCAGATCCGGGTGGCGGTGCAGGGGAGTTCGCTGAACTTCCACGACCTGGGCGTGGTGCTGGGCAAGATGCCGAGCGACGACGGGCGCATCCCGCTCGCCGATGGCGCGGGCGTGGTCGAGGCGGTCGGCGAAGGCGTGCGCGAGTTCGCGGTCGGCGATCATGTGGTGTCGTGCTTCTTCCCCGACTGGCAGGACGGCACCCCGACGATCGGCGATTTCCGCCGGACGCCGGGCGACGGGATCGACGGCTTCGCGCAGGATGTCGTGGTGCTGCCCGCGACCGCCTTCACCCAAAGCCCTCGCGGCTATGACGCGGTCGAGGCGGCGACGATCACGACGGCGGGGCTGACCGCCTGGCGCGCTTTGGTGGTCGACGGCAAGCTGAAGGCGGGCGATACCGTGCTGCTGCTCGGCACCGGCGGGGTTTCGATCTGGGCGCTGCAGATCGCCAAGGCGATGCGCGCGCGGGTGGCGATCACCTCGTCGTCGAACGAGAAGCTCGAGCGCGCCAAGGCATTGGGCGCCGATTTCACGCTGAACTATCGCGAGCAGGCCGATTGGGGTGCCCAGGTGGCCGAATGGAGCGGCGGCGGGGTCGACCATGTCGTCGAGGTCGGCGGGCCGGGCACGCTCGCGCAGTCGATCGAGGCGGTGCGCGTCGGCGGGCATATCTCGCTGATCGGGGTGCTGACCGGCGGCGCGGGCGAGGTGCCGACCGCGGCGCTGATGTCGAAGCAGGCGCGGCTGCAGGGGCTGATCGTCGGCAGCCGGCGCGAGCAGCAGGACTTCGTCCGCGCGCTCGAGGCGACGGGAATCAAGCCGGTGATCGACCGCCGCTTCGGCATCGAGCAGCTGGGCGAAGCCTTCGCCTATGAGATGAGCGCGGGGCATTTCGGCAAGATCGGGGTGGCCTGGTAG
- a CDS encoding aldo/keto reductase, whose translation MAIKDILPGKLGFGAAPLGNMFRDIPEDEALATVQAAWDDGIRYFDNAPFYGAGLAEIRMGEALTGKPRGEYVISTKVGRVILDEVEDVSARDQGEKGGLFEHGRANRVVNDYSADATLRSIEDSLKRLKTDHIDIAWVHDVAQDFYGDQWIGKFEEARTGAFRALDRLRDEGVIKGWGLGVNRVEAIELLLGLDEPRPDGFLLAGRYTLLDHDKALERLMPMVAERGLGIVVGGPYSSGALVGGPNFEYAPASPEILAKVAAIKAIADRHDASMKALGIQFALANPAVAAVIPGASRPSRIAEDRAALEERVPAEVWAELRAQGFVNPAAPLPGGV comes from the coding sequence ATGGCGATCAAGGACATCCTGCCGGGCAAGCTCGGCTTCGGCGCGGCGCCGCTCGGCAACATGTTCCGCGATATCCCCGAGGACGAGGCGCTGGCGACGGTGCAGGCGGCGTGGGACGACGGCATCCGCTATTTCGACAACGCGCCCTTCTATGGCGCTGGCCTTGCCGAAATCCGGATGGGCGAGGCGCTGACGGGCAAGCCGCGCGGCGAATATGTCATCAGCACCAAGGTGGGGCGCGTCATCCTCGACGAGGTCGAGGACGTCAGCGCGCGCGACCAGGGCGAGAAAGGCGGGCTGTTCGAACATGGCCGCGCCAACCGGGTGGTGAACGACTATTCGGCAGACGCCACGCTGCGATCGATCGAGGACAGCCTGAAGCGGCTCAAGACCGACCATATCGACATCGCCTGGGTGCACGACGTGGCGCAGGATTTCTATGGCGACCAATGGATCGGCAAGTTCGAGGAGGCGCGCACCGGTGCGTTCCGCGCGCTTGACCGGCTGCGCGACGAAGGCGTCATCAAAGGCTGGGGCCTGGGGGTGAACCGCGTCGAGGCGATCGAATTGCTGCTGGGCCTCGACGAACCGCGCCCCGACGGGTTTCTGCTGGCGGGGCGCTACACGCTGCTCGACCATGACAAGGCGCTCGAGCGGCTGATGCCGATGGTCGCCGAGCGCGGCCTGGGGATCGTCGTCGGCGGGCCGTACAGCTCGGGCGCCTTGGTGGGCGGGCCGAACTTCGAATATGCGCCCGCTTCGCCCGAGATCCTGGCGAAGGTAGCGGCGATCAAGGCGATCGCCGACCGGCATGACGCGAGCATGAAGGCGCTGGGGATCCAGTTCGCGCTCGCCAATCCGGCGGTGGCGGCGGTGATCCCGGGGGCGAGCCGGCCGAGCCGGATCGCCGAGGATCGCGCGGCGCTGGAGGAGCGCGTGCCGGCCGAGGTGTGGGCCGAGTTGCGCGCGCAGGGCTTCGTGAACCCGGCGGCACCGTTGCCCGGCGGGGTATGA
- a CDS encoding DUF805 domain-containing protein, whose translation MHWMLLPLRRYADFKGRSRRREYWMFVLLVVLVVAVAGLAMIATAGSFASEREMQTRFTIWAGFALLPLIVPLIAVTVRRLHDLGLSGWWLLAFFVAGAIPMIDTLAALAQIIVMALPGRKADNRFGPNPKATPA comes from the coding sequence ATGCATTGGATGCTGTTGCCGCTGCGCCGCTACGCCGACTTCAAGGGTCGCTCGCGCCGCCGCGAATATTGGATGTTCGTGCTGCTGGTCGTGCTCGTCGTCGCCGTCGCGGGGCTGGCGATGATCGCGACCGCCGGCAGCTTCGCCTCGGAGCGCGAAATGCAGACGCGGTTCACCATCTGGGCGGGGTTCGCGCTGCTGCCGCTGATCGTTCCGCTGATCGCGGTCACGGTCCGCCGCCTCCACGACCTGGGCCTCAGCGGCTGGTGGCTGCTCGCCTTCTTCGTCGCCGGCGCGATCCCGATGATCGACACGCTGGCGGCGCTCGCGCAGATCATCGTCATGGCGCTCCCCGGCCGCAAGGCCGACAACCGCTTCGGCCCCAATCCCAAGGCCACGCCCGCCTAA